Proteins from one Mycobacterium sp. HUMS_12744610 genomic window:
- a CDS encoding MBL fold metallo-hydrolase: protein MLITGFPAGMLQCNCYVLAERPGSDAVIVDPGQRAMGPLRRILDKHRLTPSAVLLTHGHIDHMWSAQKVSDTFGCPTYIHPEDRFMLKDPIYGLGPRLAQVVAGAFFREPRQVVELDRDGDKLDLGGVSVNVDHTPGHTRGSVVFRVPQAGDADADVVFTGDTLFERSVGRTDLHGGSGRDLLTSIAGKLLVLDDKTVVLPGHGNATTIGAERRHNPFIEGLSP, encoded by the coding sequence GTGTTGATCACCGGATTTCCCGCCGGGATGTTGCAGTGCAACTGCTACGTCCTGGCCGAGCGGCCCGGAAGCGATGCCGTCATCGTCGATCCGGGGCAGCGTGCGATGGGCCCGCTGCGCCGCATCCTCGACAAGCATCGGCTGACGCCGTCGGCGGTGCTGCTCACCCACGGGCACATCGACCACATGTGGTCGGCGCAGAAGGTTTCCGACACCTTCGGTTGCCCGACCTACATCCATCCCGAGGACCGGTTCATGCTCAAGGACCCGATCTACGGCCTGGGGCCGCGGCTGGCGCAGGTGGTCGCGGGGGCCTTCTTCCGCGAGCCCAGGCAGGTGGTCGAGCTGGACCGCGACGGCGACAAGCTCGATCTGGGCGGTGTCAGCGTCAACGTCGATCACACGCCCGGACACACCCGCGGCTCGGTCGTCTTTCGGGTCCCGCAGGCGGGCGACGCCGATGCCGACGTGGTGTTCACCGGCGACACGCTGTTCGAGCGCTCCGTGGGCCGCACCGACCTGCACGGCGGCAGCGGCCGCGACCTGCTGACCTCCATCGCCGGCAAGCTGCTGGTGCTCGACGACAAGACGGTGGTGCTGCCCGGGCACGGCAACGCCACCACCATCGGCGCCGAACGCCGGCACAATCCCTTCATCGAGGGCCTGAGCCCGTGA